The nucleotide window GCACATCCTGAAATGCAAGGTGTCGGTGTTCGTCGACCTCTACCGCAAGACGGAGGCGGTGAAGCGCGAGGTCGAGGCCAAGCAGCGCCTGCTTGATGAGAACGAGCGGGTGCGACGCGAGATGCGGCAGGCCGAACAGGCGCTGCGCCGGTCGGAGGAGCGGCAGGCGCTGATCCTGGGGCAACTGCCCATCGTGCTCTACACCGCCGATCTCACGTCGGGGATTCCGTTCCGCTACCTGTCGGACACGGCGCAGTCGGTGCTTGGCTGCCCGCCCGCCCGCTTCATCGACGATCCCGGCTATTGGGAGGCGGGACTTCATCCCGACGACCGCAACCGCGTGCTGCGCCAGCTGGAGTCGATCCACGACACCGGGCTGACGACGGTCGAATACCGCTGGCGCTGCCCTGACGGCAGCGAGCGCCATCTTCTGGACCAGGCGGTGGTGGTGCGCGACGAGGAGGGCCGGCCGGCCGAGCTGTTCGGCACCATCATGGACGTGACCGAGACGCGGCAGGCCCAGCGCCAGCTTGCCCACGCCCAGAAAATGGAGATGGTCGGCCAGTTGACCGGCGGCATCGCCCATGACTTCAACAACATGCTGATGGTGGTGATCGGCAGCCTGGAGCGGCTGGTCCCCAGCCTTGCCGGCGATCCGAAATCGGCCAGACGAGCGGAGATGGCGCTGCAGGCGGCGCTGCGCTGTTCCGACATGACGCGGCGCCTGCTGACCTTCGCGCGGCGCCAGCAGCTCCACCCGGAGCCGGTCGATCTCGGCGCCCTGGTCGCCGGCATGGGCGAGTTGATGGAGCGCACGCTGGGCGGCGGCGTCGGCATCGCCATCGAAGCGCCAGCCGCCGATGCGGAGCCGCTGTGGACCGCGTCGGTCGACCGGTCGCAGGCGGAATCGGCGCTGCTGAACCTCGTCATCAACGCCCGCGACGCCATGCCCGGCGGCGGCACCCTGCGCATCCGCACCGAGAACGCCCGTTTCGAGGAAATGCAGTCCGCCCATGGCATGTCCATCCCGGCCGGCGACTACATCCTGCTGTCGGTGTCCGACAGCGGATGCGGGATGCCGCCCGACGTGCTGGAACGCGCCTTCGAGCCCTTCTTCACCACCAAGGAGGCGGGGAAGGGGACCGGTCTCGGCCTTGCCATGATTCATGGCTTCGTCAAGCAGTCGGGCGGGCTGATCGGCGTCGACAGCAGTCCGGGTTCCGGCACCACCTTCCGCCTCTACCTGCCGAGGGCGACGGTCGATGCGGCCCACGGCACGGCCTCCGACGACGACGGCGCCGAAGAGGCGTTCGCCGGCCATGGCGAGACGGTGCTGGTGGTGGATGACGACGCCGACGTGCGCGCCGTCGCCCTCCAGGCCGTGGCCGCGCTGGGCTACCGCGTGCTGGAAGCCGATGGGGCCGAGGCGGCGTTGACTTTGCTTGATCGCCAGCCGGTCGATCTTCTGTTCACCGATATCGTGATGCCGGGCGGCCTGAACGGACGCGAACTGGCGCGCGAGGGGCTGCGACGCTACCCCTCTCTGCGGGTCCTGTTCGCCTCCGGCTATGCCAACGGAACCAGTGCGCCGGAGCAGGAGGCCGGCGCCGCGATGCCAGCAGACGACGGCACCGATCCGGGCGCCGTGCTGGGGGCTGCTTTGTGCCGGGCGGAGACCTTGGCCAAGCCCTACCGCGACGGCGATCTTGCCCGCGCGCTGCGCCGCGCGCTGGATCTGCAGTCCCCCCTCGCGCCGGCGGAGGCCGTCCGGGGCTGACGAGGGGGATCGATGGCGGTGCCGTCCCACGCCGCCGGTTGTGCACACCAGGTCAGGTTTTGGTTCATGGTATTATCCGACGATGCGCTCGCCCTGCTTCGAACCTCCATCCGTTCGGTCTGGGCGCTTGAACTGCTGCTTCTCCTGCGTCGAGATCCCGCGCGCGACTGGTCCAACGACGAACTTGTGCGGGAATTGCGGGGCAGCGAGGTGGTGGTGCAGGAGGCACTCGCCGGCTTCCTGGGGGCCGGGCTGGTGGCGGCGCTGGCGGACGGCCGCCACCGCTATCATCCGGCGGTGCCGGTTCTCGACCAGTGGGTCGGGGAGATCGCGCAGGCCTATGCCTCCCGTCCGTCCGCCGTCATCCGGGAGATCTTCGCGGCTCCCGGAAACAAGGTGCAGATTTTCGCCGATTCCTTCCGCTTCCGCCTTAACGATTGACGCCAGTGAATCACATGATCGCCGCTTTCCAATCCGTCCCCGTGGATCGATCGCCCTCTCCTTCGCCTGGGAGAGCGGGGTGGGGAGGCTGACATGGACGTCGTGAAGTCGGCGGTCTATCTGCTGTGCTTTGCCGCCAGCCTGCTGTGCATGGTCCTGCTGCTGCGCAGCTACCTGCGGTCGCGCAGCCGGCTTCTGCTGTGGAGCACGCTGTGCTTCGTCTGCCTGGCGATCAACAACCTGCTGCTGTTCATCGATGCCGTCGTCCTGCCGACCCAGGTGGACCTGCTGCCGTTCCGCCAGTTCTCCGCCATGGCCGGCGTGGGCGTGCTGCTCTACGGCTTCATCTGGGATGCAGAGTGATGCTGCCGACGACATCGAGTTTCTTCACCGGTGCGCTTGCAGCACTCTATGCGGTCGCCGGGCTGTTCTTCCTCAGCTTCTGGAAGCGGACACGCGATGCGCTGTTCGCCTCCTTCGCGCTGGCCTTCGCGCTGCTGGCGGTGAACCAGACCGTGCTGGCGCTCGGCGGGCTGGAACGGGAGGAGCAGAGCTGGGTCTATCTGCTGCGGCTGCTGGCCTTCCTCGTGATCATCGCCGCCATCGTGCGCAAGAATTTCGAGGGGCGCCGCCGCCGCTGAGGCGACGCTGCCGGGTCACTTCCGCCCGTCGCCGAACCGGCGGCAGTCCCGCTCGTCGGTGCCGGATTCCGCCCGGCCACCGTTGGAGGTGCGGTAGCGCGCGTCGTCGCATTGGCCGTTGCCGGCATAGCGGCTGTAGCCGTCCTGTCCCCGTCCGCCGTGCCTGTTGCCGTAATACCCGTTACCTTGCCGATAGCCGCTGTCGTAGCCGCCGCGGCGGTGGTGGCGCCGGTCGCGCTCGTAATCCCGGTCGCCGTCGTCATCGCCGGCGGTCGCGGCCAGCACGCCCAGCCCGACCACCGCGGCGCCCAGCAGCAGGGCGCCCGTCATGTCGTCATCGCCGTTCCCGTTGCCGGCGCAGCCCGGCAGGGCCAGCGACACCGCAAGGCAAGCGGCCAACATCGTCCTGCCGCCGAAGACACCGCGCCGCACTGCTTTTTCCATTGCCGCCTCCCAGCGCATGGGTACTTTCACGCATGAACACACAGGCGGAGCTTTTCATCCAGTACCATTGTAATTTCTTTCTAGAAATATTTGATCCGGCGGGATTTCGCTGCCTTGAACGCATACCCGGGTGCCCACACGGGGCTTGGCCCGGCCGGGACGAAGCCCTATGGTCGGCCTGCTGTCGCCAAAATGGGGAGTGCGTGGATGTTCACCGCCAGGATCCTGCTGCTCGGCTCCGGTGAGCTGGGCAAGGAATTCGTCATCGCCGCCAAGCGGCTGGGCTGCGAGGTCATCGCCTGCGACAGCTACGCCAACGCCCCGGCGATGCAGGTCGCCGACCGGGCGGAGGTGTTCTCCATGCTCGACGCCGACGCCCTCCGCGCCGCCATCGCCAAGCATCGCCCCGACTTCATCGTGCCGGAGGTGGAGGCGATCCGCACCGAGGTGCTGCACGAGTTCGAGGATGCCGGCACCACCGTCGTCCCGTCGGCCCGCGCCGCCACCATGACGATGAACCGCGACCGCATCCGCGAGGTCGCCGCGACGGAACTCGGCCTGCGCACCTCGCGCTACCGCTATGCCGAAAGCCTGGACGAGGTCCGCGCCGGGGCGGAGCACACCGGATTCCCCTGCGTCATCAAGCCGGTGATGTCGTCTTCGGGCAAGGGGCAGAGCACGGTGCAGGACGCCGCCGGGCTGGAAGCCGCCTGGGACTATGCGGTGGCGAACATGCGCGGCGACCGCCGCAAGGTGATCGTCGAGGAATTCGTTCCCTTCGACTACGAAATCACCCTGCTGACCGTCCGTACCCGCGACGGCATCCTCTATTGCGAGCCGATCGGCCACCGGCAGGAACGCGGCGACTACCAGGAATCCTGGCAGCCGGTCGCCATGCCGCAGGCGATGCTGGACGATGCCAAGGCGATGGCGGCCCGCGTCGTCGACAACCTGGGCGGTTACGGCATCTTCGGCGTCGAGTTCTTCGTGACGGCCGACGAGGTCGTCTTCTCCGAACTGTCGCCGCGTCCGCACGACACCGGCATGGTCACGCTGCTGTCGCAGAACCTGTCGGAATTCGAACTGCACGCCCGCGCCATCCTCGGCCTGCCGATCCCCAACATCGTCTGCCGCGCGCCATCGGCCTCCGCGGTCATCCTGGCCGACCGCGAGTCGGAGAATTTCCGCATCGAGGGGCTGGCCGAGGCGCTGAGCCTTGGCAGTGCGGAGCAGGAGGTGGATGTCCGCCTGTTCGGCAAGCCGACCACCCGCAAGAACCGCCGCATGGGCGTGGCGCTGGCGACCGGCACCGACACCGACGATGCGCGGGCGCGGGCCAGGCAGGCGGCGGACAAGGTGACGATCCGCTACCTGTAACGGGAGGGGACGTGCCGGGGCGGAGCGGCCTGTACCATCGAGCGTAAAGCCTGACGCATCGGGCTTTACGCCCGCCCTGGAACGGTAAGCGGCCCTTGCCGCCCGAGCAGCCTGTCCACCCGCCGCAACGCCGGGAACATCGCCGCCCACAGACCGGCCAACCAGACCGCCACCACCTGCATCCGGATCGTCAGCCTCGAACAGACCCGCGCGGACCAGAACAGAGCGAAAGCGCGGTGGCGGAAGGCGGAGCGGAAGCCATCCCCGGCCGCGGGAGCACTGGTCATTCAAACGGGCTCCAGAAGCGTGGCGAGCCCCAGCCCGCCGCCGATGCCGAGCGTGGCGAGCCCCCGGCGGGGCGACGTGCCCGCCGCCGGGAACAGCAACTCGGTGAAGAGGCGCGTCACCAGGATGGCTCCCGACGCGCCGTAGGGGTGGCCGAGCGCCAGCGCGCCGCCGCCGACCGACACGCGCGACCGGTCGATGCCCAGCGCGTCGAGGCTTGCCAGCACCTGGGCGGCGAAGGCCTCGTTGAACTCGATCAGGTCGATGCCGCAGACCGACAGGCCGGGATTGCGGTCCAGCAGCCTGGTCACCGCCGGAACCGGGCCGGTGCCGAGCAGCTTCGGGTCCACGCCCGCCGCCGTGCTGTCGACCACCGCAAGCCCGCGGCCAAGCCCGAGAGTGCGGAACTTTCGCTCCGACACCACCGCCACCACGGCCGCGCCGTCATTGACCGGGCAGGCGTTGCCGGCGGTGACGGTGCCGTCGGGCCGAAGGATGGGCCGCAGCGCCGCCAATTTCTCGAAGCTGGTGTCGGCGCGCGGACATTCGTCGCGCTCGATGACGCGGCCGTCGCGCAGGGTGAGCGGCACGATCTCCCGGTCGAAGCGTCCGGCGGCTTGCGCGGCGACGGCCTTGCGGTGGCTGTCCAGCGCGTAGCGGTCCTGGCGGGCGCGGTCGATGCCATAGGAGGAAGCGACATTCTCCGCCGCCTCGATCATCGACGGGTCGCCGATCTCGTCGGGAGCGAAGCGGGCGCGGTCGTAGAAGGCGGGGCTGCGGTAGAGGCTGGACGGCTTGGCGACGCGCCAGGGGGCGGTGCTGGTGCTCTCCACCCCGCCGGCCAGCACGACGTCGCAGGCGCCGGACTGCACCAGCCGGGCGGCGAGGTTGACCGCCTCCAGCCCCGATCCGCATTGCCGGTCCACCGTCACGCCCGGCACCGACACCGGCAGCCCGGCCGCCAACGCCGACAGCCGGGCGACATTGCCGCCGGGACCGACCGCGTTGCCCAGCAGCACCTCGTCCACCTCGGCCGGCGCGATCCCGGCATCGGCAAGGACGGCGCGGATCACCGGCGCGGCGAGGTCCTCGACCGGAAGCTCGCGCAGGCTGCCGCCGATGCGGCCGACCGGCGTGCGGCGTGCCGCGACGATGACCGGACGGTTGCTCACTCCACCACCTCCAGCCCGCCGGTCTTCGCCCGTTCGCGCACGTCGCTGCGGGCGATCTTGCCGCTGCCGGTCAGGGGCATGTCGGCCGCGGTGAACATCCGCCGCGGCGCCTTGTAGGCCTCCAGCCGCTCCTGGCACCAGCCGCGAAGCTCCGCCAGCGTGGCGCCCGCGCTCTCGCGCCACCAGACCACGGCGGACAGGGCGTCGCCCCAATAGGGGTCGGGCAGGCCGAACACCACCGCCTCCGCCACCGCGGGATGGGCGCGCAACACCGCCTCGACCTCCGCCGGATAGACGTTCAGGCCGCCGGTGATGACCATGTCGCCTGCCCGTCCGACCAGCCGCAGCCAGCCCCCGTCGTCGATCCAGCCGTAATCGCCGACCGTGCCCCAGCCGTCCCGCTCGCGATAGCCGGCGCCGTCGCCGGTGCCGAGATAGCCGTCGCTCAGCATGCCGCTCCGCACCCAGACGGTGCCGGGCCGGCCGCGCTCCACAAGGTTGCCGTCGT belongs to Azospirillum ramasamyi and includes:
- the purT gene encoding formate-dependent phosphoribosylglycinamide formyltransferase — translated: MFTARILLLGSGELGKEFVIAAKRLGCEVIACDSYANAPAMQVADRAEVFSMLDADALRAAIAKHRPDFIVPEVEAIRTEVLHEFEDAGTTVVPSARAATMTMNRDRIREVAATELGLRTSRYRYAESLDEVRAGAEHTGFPCVIKPVMSSSGKGQSTVQDAAGLEAAWDYAVANMRGDRRKVIVEEFVPFDYEITLLTVRTRDGILYCEPIGHRQERGDYQESWQPVAMPQAMLDDAKAMAARVVDNLGGYGIFGVEFFVTADEVVFSELSPRPHDTGMVTLLSQNLSEFELHARAILGLPIPNIVCRAPSASAVILADRESENFRIEGLAEALSLGSAEQEVDVRLFGKPTTRKNRRMGVALATGTDTDDARARARQAADKVTIRYL
- a CDS encoding response regulator translates to MTRRKLRVARVARRGPFVPPSAFPVPAVRRSRLLGTTSVHLGGFQPGGVQPAGKDAVSQTLLPPDVAPPAPAPVPAATPVPAAGAPAGWESMTTDVPPQPDKVDVAILIVDDDPRNLFAVRETLEDMNAQLVLARSGEEALKHLLRQDFALILLDVHMPGMDGYETAELIRLREKSRHIPIIFLTAINKDETHIFRGYASGAVDYMFKPVDPHILKCKVSVFVDLYRKTEAVKREVEAKQRLLDENERVRREMRQAEQALRRSEERQALILGQLPIVLYTADLTSGIPFRYLSDTAQSVLGCPPARFIDDPGYWEAGLHPDDRNRVLRQLESIHDTGLTTVEYRWRCPDGSERHLLDQAVVVRDEEGRPAELFGTIMDVTETRQAQRQLAHAQKMEMVGQLTGGIAHDFNNMLMVVIGSLERLVPSLAGDPKSARRAEMALQAALRCSDMTRRLLTFARRQQLHPEPVDLGALVAGMGELMERTLGGGVGIAIEAPAADAEPLWTASVDRSQAESALLNLVINARDAMPGGGTLRIRTENARFEEMQSAHGMSIPAGDYILLSVSDSGCGMPPDVLERAFEPFFTTKEAGKGTGLGLAMIHGFVKQSGGLIGVDSSPGSGTTFRLYLPRATVDAAHGTASDDDGAEEAFAGHGETVLVVDDDADVRAVALQAVAALGYRVLEADGAEAALTLLDRQPVDLLFTDIVMPGGLNGRELAREGLRRYPSLRVLFASGYANGTSAPEQEAGAAMPADDGTDPGAVLGAALCRAETLAKPYRDGDLARALRRALDLQSPLAPAEAVRG
- a CDS encoding DUF5985 family protein translates to MLPTTSSFFTGALAALYAVAGLFFLSFWKRTRDALFASFALAFALLAVNQTVLALGGLEREEQSWVYLLRLLAFLVIIAAIVRKNFEGRRRR
- a CDS encoding thiolase family protein — encoded protein: MSNRPVIVAARRTPVGRIGGSLRELPVEDLAAPVIRAVLADAGIAPAEVDEVLLGNAVGPGGNVARLSALAAGLPVSVPGVTVDRQCGSGLEAVNLAARLVQSGACDVVLAGGVESTSTAPWRVAKPSSLYRSPAFYDRARFAPDEIGDPSMIEAAENVASSYGIDRARQDRYALDSHRKAVAAQAAGRFDREIVPLTLRDGRVIERDECPRADTSFEKLAALRPILRPDGTVTAGNACPVNDGAAVVAVVSERKFRTLGLGRGLAVVDSTAAGVDPKLLGTGPVPAVTRLLDRNPGLSVCGIDLIEFNEAFAAQVLASLDALGIDRSRVSVGGGALALGHPYGASGAILVTRLFTELLFPAAGTSPRRGLATLGIGGGLGLATLLEPV
- a CDS encoding DUF5985 family protein, which encodes MDVVKSAVYLLCFAASLLCMVLLLRSYLRSRSRLLLWSTLCFVCLAINNLLLFIDAVVLPTQVDLLPFRQFSAMAGVGVLLYGFIWDAE